The Bactrocera dorsalis isolate Fly_Bdor chromosome 2, ASM2337382v1, whole genome shotgun sequence region CGATGGCGATGGATAAATTATTGTCTATCATCAAAGATTTTGCCAAGTGTAGCTAGTGAAAAAGTTGTCACATACAATATTTCTTCCACTTCCATCAAAAAGGCTGATACATAAATCTTTGACTATTCTTTCATCAACGTTTCTTTCACGTTCACCAGACGGTGCTATTCCTGTATAGATTTGTCCctgtattgaaaaattaaattcaatttagttatttatactTTCAACAATATTGATAGTACCTGCAATGGATAGGACGAAATGGAGTCGCACACCCACCACACTTTTATCCCATATTTGGCAGGTTTTGATGGTATGTATTGCGTGAAGCCAGTACCACCACGATAAGCATACAATTGTTCAACTACAGTGACGTTGGCTTCTGCCACGTAATATCTACGAAGACAGCTGTTTAGCATCAAAAAAACGTCcgatattgctgctgctttgtCAGTTTGTTTGCGTTGCTGGCGTGTGTTTCCATTATCAAAACGAATGAAGCGGCTAATTTCCCAAAATCGCCGTACACTCCTTGTAGCACGATATAATGGATGTGATTTAGTATTCCACAAATCTTTCGTATGCACGTAACCAGAATGTGTAACGCCACTTAGCAAAAGTACGCCCAAATATGCATCAAATTCACTTTCTGTTATGGGAATCCATGATCTCGGTTCTCTTGTTGGATGTTTTGCAT contains the following coding sequences:
- the LOC125776866 gene encoding uncharacterized protein LOC125776866 isoform X1, whose protein sequence is MSDEICDIIFRESNRKARQFFDDDNAKHPTREPRSWIPITESEFDAYLGVLLLSGVTHSGYVHTKDLWNTKSHPLYRATRSVRRFWEISRFIRFDNGNTRQQRKQTDKAAAISDVFLMLNSCLRRYYVAEANVTVVEQLYAYRGGTGFTQYIPSKPAKYGIKVWWVCDSISSYPLQGQIYTGIAPSGERERNVDERIVKDLCISLFDGSGRNIVCDNFFTSYTWQNL
- the LOC125776866 gene encoding uncharacterized protein LOC125776866 isoform X2, whose amino-acid sequence is MSDEICDIIFRESNRKARQFFDDDNAKHPTREPRSWIPITESEFDAYLGVLLLSGVTHSGYVHTKDLWNTKSHPLYRATRSVRRFWEISRFIRFDNGNTRQQRKQTDKAAAISDVFLMLNSCLRRYYVAEANVTVVEQLYAYRGGTGFTQYIPSKPAKYGIKVWWVCDSISSYPLQE